DNA from Halorarum salinum:
AGTGCAGACGACGGGTCCTACGGTACCTGATCGGGATCGACGGCGACGCCGCGGACCTCGACGAACTGGTCGACGCGATCGCGAGCGGCGAGCCACGGGTGGAGCGGGCCCGCGGAACGACTGCCGACCAGCTCAGAATCCGGTTGCACCACGTTCACCTCCCGAGGCTAGCCGAGGCGGGCGTCGTGGAGTACGACGCGCGAACCGACACCGTTCGCCATCACCGGTCGCCATCACCGGTCGGACGGAATCGAGCGACCCCTCTCGGTCGCCGTCGACGAACGACCGGGATGTGCGGTCCGACGTCGCCCTCACTCGCGTCCGTCCCGGCGGACGTAGACGTCCAGTCGGCCGTCCCGCCCGACGACGACCTCACAGCCGTCGTACGTGAACCACGTGCGAACGGTTCGGCGGGACCCGTCCTCCGGGGACGCGAGGAGCGCATCCAGCGCGTCGGGGTCGACGTACTCGTTCAGGAGCGCGACGTCGAGCGGGTTGCGGTCGGTCGCCGCGGCGACGGCCTCGACGACGGCGACGCTCGGCCCGCCCGCCGCCTCCCAGTCGGCTCGGGCGACGCTCACGTCGGGGTCCGGGCCGATGGCGAGCCCGGCGTTCGGTGCGTCCTCGTCCGTCGCAGTTTCCTCGTCAAACATGGTCTCACTTCCGTCGGCCAGCCGCCGACCTGGGTCCCCGCGTTCGTGACCCGTCCTGTGCTGCCCATCGCGGGGGTATTCGTACCGGAGGGAACGGTGTATCCACACATAGCTCTGTTGTGAGCATTCGAGTTACTGTTCCCCGTCCCGGTCCCGGGCGCCGTCGAGTTGCACGTGAACATCGTCTTCAGCACGACCACCAGGCTGTTCGTCGCCCCAGTCCCCAAGATGGCGGCCCCCTCCAGTCGGCCCGCTGGACCGCCGCCCCCCTCCGACGCGATTACGCTCACGAGCGTCTTGTCCTCGTCCACCATGAGCAGCCGTCCGGCGGGCGTGTCCGACCAGATCCACAGCGAATCGAACGTTTCGACGCCCGACGCTTCCCCGCGAATCCGCTCCTCGACCGCGTCGTACACGCGCGTCCCGGGGACCTCGGCGACGTCGCTCACGTCCTGTGCCGTTCCGTCCTCGAGGCCGGTGAGGGCGACGAACGTGCGGGCGGCGTAGAGACTCGGTCCAAACGCCTGGACCCGTTCGATCGCCGCGAATTGGGGTCGGTCCGTGGAGTCGGGCGACATTGGTAAAATCGGCGACGGTCGTTCGAACCCGTCCGGAGACAGGTTCGGCGCACGGCGGCAGAGAGGTTGGGACCCATTCTGTGCCGGGCGCCACCGTCAAGTCGTCGTCCTCCCCTATATTCTTATTGTGATTATCCGAGTGAACTGTGTCCATCGCTCGAAATCGGGGTGCCGACAGCCGTCCCGCCGGTCCGACCCGTCACTGGGACGGTGAGTTCGAATCCGGTCCCGCCTCCCCGGTGGCGGGATCGAACGGGGAGACGCTCGGGAGAGCGGGGAGACGCCGGGGAGTCCGAACGCGATCGCGCTCCGCTTCGGAAAGTCAAGAGAGGAAACGCCTTTCCGCTGGAGCACAAACCGGCGGCAGAGTCGATCGGGAGACCGGTCGAACGGGTTGGGACCCATGGACGGACTTACAGATCAACAACAGGCGGTCGAACTGCTCCAGCAACTCGGTCTCAAAGAGTACGAGGCCAAGTCGTTCGTGGCGCTCTCGCGGGTACCACGGGGGACGGCCAAGGAGGTGGGCGAACTCTCCGAGGTGCCACGCACCCGCGTCTACGACGCGATCCGCGTGCTCGAGACGAAGGGGCTCGTCGAGATCCAGCACTCGAACCCCCAGCAGTTCCGGGCGGTCCCGATAGACGAGGCGATTCGGACGCTACGGGAGGAGTACCGGTCCCGGACCGAACTGCTTCAGGAGGCGCTCAGGGGCATCGAACCGGCAGCGACCGACGACGAGACGGAGGTCACACACGAGGTCTGGGCGCTCTCGGGGGAGACGGCGATCAAGAACCGGACCCGGCAGTTGATCGACGAGGCCGACCGGGAGCTCGTCCTCGTGATCGGACACGACGCCGTCATCACCGAGCAACTGATCGACAACCTCCGGACGGCCCGGGAACGGGGCGTCGACGTCGTCGTCGGAACCGAGTCCGGCGAGCTGCGCGAACTCGTCCGGGGGGAGCTTCCGGACGCGGAGGTGTTCGTCTCCGGGCTCGAGTGGCTGAGCGGACCCGGGATCGCCGCCGACGAGACGGAGATCAGCCGCCTCCTGCTGGTCGACGGGTCGACCATCCTCGTGAGTTCGTTCCACGAGGACCGGACGGGGGGCAGGTCACACGAACAGGCCGTGTTCGGTCGGGGGTTCGACAACGGACTCGTCGCCATCGTCCGCCGGCTGATGGCGACCGGGTTCCCCCCCGCAGACGACGGCGAGACCGAGGAACCGGAACGATCGTAGGGGGGTTGGGTCGTCCGGACCGGGATCGGACGCGACCGTACCGGGATACGACGGTCTATCGGGTTCGGATCGCCGCTTCCGCGCCGCCCGGACGCCGGCCAACCGACCGCTCGACCGTCCCAGTCGTGACTACGGCCCGCTAACCGACTACGGCATGCCAGCACGGGACTACGGCATGCCAGCACGTCTCCGACACGCTACCCCGATACGGCACGCCGGTTCGAGCGCGTCCGGCGCGCTAGTCCTCGAGCGCCTGCGCGATGCGCTGGAGCTGCCGGGTCGCGTCGCGCACCTCGTCGCGGAGCTGGCGCACCTCGCGCACCAGTTCCTCGTTGCCGGCCGACTCCTCCTCGGCGCCGGGCCCGCCCATGCCGCCGGGGCCGCCGCCGCCCATCATGCCGCCCATCATCTGCGCGAACGGGTTGCCGCCGCCGCCCATGCCGCCCGGACCGCCGCCGCCCATGCCGCCCGGACCGCCGCCGCCCATCATCTCCTCGGGCGAGGGCGCCTCGCCCTCCTCGCGCTCCTGTTCGCGTCGCTCGCGGATCTCCTCGACGCGCTCGCGGAACGACTTCTCCTCGCTCTCCTCGTCGGCCTCGTTCTCCGCCTGCGCTTCCCCGTCCGTCGCTGACTCCTCGGGTTCGTCTTCGGCCATGGGGAGGGCTTCGCTCCGGCGTCCGAAAAGGGTTGTCTCTCGGTGTCATCCCGCCGAGCGTTCGCCGGTCGCCGTTCGACCGGTTCGTTCGCCGCGGGGGAGTGGTCGTCCCCAACCTCTGCCGTCGCCGGAGCCTCCCCCGGCACACCGTCGGCGGCGTTCCCCCCGGATTCGCTCCCCTGGCGCGGCGAGCGACCGCGCGTTCAGAAGTACGCGCTGATCGCGGCGTGCCCGATGTACATGCCACAGAGGGTGAACGCCCCCGCGACGACCCCCAGCGACTCCTCTGGGGCTGGACTCGGGAGTTCTGCGGCGGAGAGGACTGCGCCGATGCAGGACCCGGCAGCGAGCGCGATGACGGCCGCTTTGAGCCATTCCATACGTTGACTCCTTGGGGTCACGAGGTGAAATAAATGACGATGGGATTCGCGACCCGGGACGTTCGGGTTCAGCGGACGCGCGGGGTTCCGTCGGCGGCGATGCCACCAATCCGTGCGTTCTTATCCGACCGTCCCTGACGGGGGGCCGTGTTCACGGACCGGTCCGACGCCGTCGCGGACGAGCGTCCCCACCGGGGCTACGGGGTCACGGTGACCCCCGGCCAGAGGGGCCCCTGCGCGCTCGTCACGGGCTACGGACCGGGGAACCGCCTGCTCTCGTGGCGCGACGGGGCGCTCCGGGACGTCGCCTCCCCCGCCGTCGCGGACGAGGGGCGACACGCCATCGGCGTCGTCGCCGCCGACCTCGACGCCGACGGCCGCGAGGAACTGTACGTCCACAACACCGACGAGTTCGACGGCCGGACCCGCGACACCGACCTGCTGCTCGACCCCGTGGAGTGCTCGCCCGACCGGAAGGGGGCCCGCTGGCGGGACCTCTACGGGCTCGGCGTCAACGCGGACCGGGGGAACTTCCGGTCCGGCCGCTCGGTCGCCGCGCTCGACCGCTACGGCACCGGCCGCTACGGCGTCTTCGTGGCCTCCTACGGCGCCCCCTCGCGCTTCTACGAACTCGGCGACGACGGGGAGCTGACGGACATGTCCGCCGCGGTCGGGCTGGAGGTGGACGCCTGTGCCCGATCGCTGTTCGCCGGCCCCGTCGTCTCCGAGCGCATGGATCTGTTCGTCGGCGTCGAGCGCGGGCCGAACCGGCTGTTCCGCAACGGTTCGGGCCACTTCGAGGAGGTGGCAGGCGACGTCGGCCTCGACGACGCCGAGGCCGACGCCCGCGGGGTCGCGATGGCCGACGACGCGCTCGCCTGCGGGACCTGGGAGGGGCCGAACCGCATCTTCGAGCCGGTCGAGGACGGGACGTTCGTCGACGTCGCTCCGCCGGAGTTCACCGAGCCGACTCGGGTCCGGACGCTCGTCTGTGCCGACTTCGACAACGACGGGCGCGAGGAGCTGTTCGTCCACGGCCTCGGCGCCGAGAATCGCCTGTTCCGGCTGACCCCCGAGGGCGAGTGGGACCCGCTGGATCCCGGGCCGGCGCGGGAGCCCCGCGGGCTCGGCACGGGCGCGTCGGTCGCCGACTTCGACGGCGACGGCACGCTCGAACTCCTGCTCGTCCACGGCGAACTCGCTGCACAGCCGCTGTCGCTGTACGCCGCCGAGAACGACGGCGACTGGCTGCGGATCCGCCCGACGACCCAGTACGGCGCCCCGGCCCGCGGCGCGGCGGTCACGCTGGAGACCGACGAGTGGACGCGCACGCGTGTCGTCTGTGCCGGCTCGGGCTACCTCTGCCAGATGGAGCCCGTCGCCCACTTCGGGCTGGGCGAGCTGACCCCCGAGCGCGTGACGGTCCGCTGGCCGGACGGCCGCGAGGCGACGATGGAGCGGCCGGCCGAGCGCGCCGAACACGAGGTTCCACATCCGATGGCGCCGCGCTTCTGAGCCGCTCCGGCTCGTGACGGCCGTCCGCGGGACGCGGGCCCCTCAGGGCGCCGCGAGCGACCCGACGAGGTCCTCGAACCCGTCACCGTCCAGTAGCTGTGACGACCCCGCCCAGGCGGCGTAGCGGACGCCGTCCTCGGCCCAGAACGCCTCCCACGCGCCGCGTTCCTCGGTGAGCGCGGCGTAGTGGACGGTCGTCCCGCGACGGTCGAGCGCCCGGCGCGTCTCGGCGGACTGGTCGGCAGGCTCCGGCGGGAGGTCGGGCGCGAACGGGCTCCCCTCCGCCGCCGCCGCGAGCCAGAGGTGGTCGCTTCCGTTCCCGCGCCGTCGGAACACGCACTCGATCGCATCCGCGTCCGGGAACGCGACGGCCGAGTCGAACACGTACCCGTCGTTTCGCGGCAGAAGCGGACGGACGGGCGGGTCGCGGGCCAGCGCGACCGGCGAGAGCGGACGGGCTCCGTCGTACGGCCGAACGGGACTGAACTCCCACAGGCCGTGGGGGACCGCGACCGGCTCACACCGGTACCGCACCCAGTAGTTCAGCCGGTGGAACGGCGCGTCGCGGACGGCCGCGGCGGCGTCGGGTGCGGCGGGGGCAACCCCCCGCAGTAGCTTCCGAAGCTCGCGGTCCCCGAACTCGCCGTCGAGCACGGAGAGTTCGACCTGCGTCCGGTCCCGCTGGACGCAGGCGCCGCGTCGATCCTCGTAGTCGCGCCCGAGCCAGCCGACCGCGTCGCCGCAGTCGAACGGCGTCGGGTCCGGCGTGCGCCACAGCGGCGCGACGCTCGCGGCCGGCGGCGCCCAGTCGTAGAGGAACTGCTTGAGCCGGAGCCGCCGGCCCTCGCCCTCGACGACGGTCCGGACGCTGCTCGGGTTGCCCTCGCTCCAGGGCGTCTGTCCGAGCTCCTCGGGGGTCACGTCGTCCGGTCGCCCCGGCGGCTGTTCGGGTCGGCACGTGACGCGACCGATCGAACAGTCGCCGGGGAGCCACTCCGGTTCGAAGACGACGAAGTTCACGTCCGCCTGCGCGTCGGCGTGGGTCGTCTCGCGGGGCGGCCGGGCCTCGTCGGGGTCGTCGAGTCGGGCGGCGGGGTCGGCGGAGAGCCAGGCGGTCATCGGCTTCCCCTCGCTCGATCCACCGCTTCCATGCCGGGTCGTACGGCGGGCCATGGGGCCGAATCTCGGAGGACAGCGACGCGCTCGGTGGGCATGGGTCCCCGTTCGCCGACGGCGACAAAGCCTTTCCCTGAACCCGAGTTACGTTCGTCGGCTTACCGTTCGACCCGGCGACGCCCGTGACGGACCGTTTTTCACCCCTCCCGCCCACCTCCCGACGATGACCGACCGGCTCGGGAAGGCGGACCGAGCGCTGTTCGAGGGGACGATCCTGCCCGACCTCGGCGCGGACCGCGAGGACGTGGCGCTCGGCCCGGCCCACGGCGTGGACTTCGGCGTGCTCGACGTGGGCGGCCGCGCGCTCGTCGCCGCGACCGACCCGCTGTCGGTGCTCCCGGACCTGGGCTTCGCCCGGGCCGGCCGCTTCGCCATGTCGTTCGCGCTCGCGGACGTGGCCGTCTCCGGCATCCCGCCGAGTCACGTCGCCCCGACCTTCTCGCTCCCGACGGCGATGACCGACGACGAGTTCGCGGAGCTGTGGACGGCCATCGCGGCCGAGTGCGAGGACCTCGGGGTCGCCGTCGCGACGGGCCACACCGCGCGCTACCCCGGCGCGTCGTACCCCTGGGTCGGCGCGACGACCGTGCTCGGCGTCGGCGACCACGGCGATCTGATCCGACCGGACGGCGCGCGGCCGGGCGACAGACTGCTCGTCACCCGGGGGCCCGCCATCGAGACCGCCGGCCTGCTGACGACGCTGTACCCGGGTGCGTTCGAGGGGCTCGACGAGTCGACCCTGCGGGACGCCCAGGCCTGCCTCGACCGGACGAGCGTGGTCCGGGACGCGCTGGCCGTCGCGGACGCGGGGCGTGACGTGGACACCGACCGGGGGGTGGATTCGGGACCGGGCGACGCCCGCGGGGGGAGAGCGAGTGACGACGGTTCGACCGTCACCGCGATGCACGACGCGACCGAGGGCGGCCTCCGCGGCGCGCTCTGTGAACTCGCGGCCGGGGTCCGGATCGACGTCGATTCGGCGGCCGTGCCCGAGGACCAGGCCGCCGTCGCCGCCTGCGACGCGCTCGGTCTCGACCCGTGGGCCTGTACCACCGCGGGGACGCTCCTCGTCGCCGTCCGCCCGGACGGGGTCGAGGCGGTCGTCGATGCGCTGGAGTCGCGTGGGACCGCGGTCGGCGTCGCCGGGAGTGTCCGGGAGGGCGACGGCGTGCGGGTGGACGGCGAGCGGGTCGAACCCCCCGCGGAGGACGAGTCGTGGGCGGCCTACGCGGCGCTGTCGGGCGGGGAGTAGCGCCCCGGGCTGGCTCACCGCGCCTCGTGTCCCCGCACGTCCGTTCACGCACCGACCGACGAGTGGTTCGGGGAAATCGTTGTATCGGTGGACGTGCAATCGAACGACCAGCTACGAACGTGATACCGCTTCCGCGACCGAGGCCTCGCTCGCGTGACCGCCCGCCCCGCCGACCCGGAGCG
Protein-coding regions in this window:
- a CDS encoding TrmB family transcriptional regulator — translated: MDGLTDQQQAVELLQQLGLKEYEAKSFVALSRVPRGTAKEVGELSEVPRTRVYDAIRVLETKGLVEIQHSNPQQFRAVPIDEAIRTLREEYRSRTELLQEALRGIEPAATDDETEVTHEVWALSGETAIKNRTRQLIDEADRELVLVIGHDAVITEQLIDNLRTARERGVDVVVGTESGELRELVRGELPDAEVFVSGLEWLSGPGIAADETEISRLLLVDGSTILVSSFHEDRTGGRSHEQAVFGRGFDNGLVAIVRRLMATGFPPADDGETEEPERS
- a CDS encoding XapX domain-containing protein, whose amino-acid sequence is MEWLKAAVIALAAGSCIGAVLSAAELPSPAPEESLGVVAGAFTLCGMYIGHAAISAYF
- a CDS encoding HalOD1 output domain-containing protein, translated to MFDEETATDEDAPNAGLAIGPDPDVSVARADWEAAGGPSVAVVEAVAAATDRNPLDVALLNEYVDPDALDALLASPEDGSRRTVRTWFTYDGCEVVVGRDGRLDVYVRRDGRE
- a CDS encoding CRTAC1 family protein, encoding MFTDRSDAVADERPHRGYGVTVTPGQRGPCALVTGYGPGNRLLSWRDGALRDVASPAVADEGRHAIGVVAADLDADGREELYVHNTDEFDGRTRDTDLLLDPVECSPDRKGARWRDLYGLGVNADRGNFRSGRSVAALDRYGTGRYGVFVASYGAPSRFYELGDDGELTDMSAAVGLEVDACARSLFAGPVVSERMDLFVGVERGPNRLFRNGSGHFEEVAGDVGLDDAEADARGVAMADDALACGTWEGPNRIFEPVEDGTFVDVAPPEFTEPTRVRTLVCADFDNDGREELFVHGLGAENRLFRLTPEGEWDPLDPGPAREPRGLGTGASVADFDGDGTLELLLVHGELAAQPLSLYAAENDGDWLRIRPTTQYGAPARGAAVTLETDEWTRTRVVCAGSGYLCQMEPVAHFGLGELTPERVTVRWPDGREATMERPAERAEHEVPHPMAPRF
- a CDS encoding AIR synthase-related protein, with protein sequence MTDRLGKADRALFEGTILPDLGADREDVALGPAHGVDFGVLDVGGRALVAATDPLSVLPDLGFARAGRFAMSFALADVAVSGIPPSHVAPTFSLPTAMTDDEFAELWTAIAAECEDLGVAVATGHTARYPGASYPWVGATTVLGVGDHGDLIRPDGARPGDRLLVTRGPAIETAGLLTTLYPGAFEGLDESTLRDAQACLDRTSVVRDALAVADAGRDVDTDRGVDSGPGDARGGRASDDGSTVTAMHDATEGGLRGALCELAAGVRIDVDSAAVPEDQAAVAACDALGLDPWACTTAGTLLVAVRPDGVEAVVDALESRGTAVGVAGSVREGDGVRVDGERVEPPAEDESWAAYAALSGGE